In bacterium 336/3, the following proteins share a genomic window:
- a CDS encoding phage tail protein — protein sequence MSVKLATPGVYIDEKNAFPSSVVAVPTAVPAFIGYTEKTTRNGQSLVNAPVRISSLKEFHDTFGRGFIPSFQVRENLSGEGFDFEVGGKSYDVALEAKSRFLLYDSIRLFFANGGNACYVISAGSYYKKVEKSVAVVDPKDDKKPAEKTKVQVTQANAITKSALEAGIEVLRSEQEPTMLVIPEAVMLSKEDCFALQQAMLKHCGLDTKSRFAILDVYDGHSARTYDNKDVITSFRENLGNNYLNYGAAYYPWLRTSIVQSEEVNFSNIANKEFLVEILERETKETIGDGKRAEELKVEIRKIKDDNVNIESLSQTLLMSSGVYKAILDSMRTQLNILPPSAGVAGIYTAVDNTRGVWKAPANVGYASVVTPAVKITHEDQEDLNVTISGKSINAIRTFVGDGILVWGARTLDGNSKDWRYVNVRRTLIFVEQSIKAAARTYVFEPNTPNTWLLIRSMINSFLSDLWRQGALVGTTPEQAFQVEVGLGTTMTADDVLDGVMRITVRLAVSRPAEFIVITFEQKVQEA from the coding sequence ATGTCCGTAAAGTTAGCAACCCCCGGCGTTTACATTGACGAAAAAAACGCGTTTCCTTCATCTGTAGTGGCTGTACCAACTGCTGTACCAGCTTTTATTGGTTACACAGAAAAAACTACTAGAAATGGACAGAGCCTTGTAAATGCTCCTGTTAGAATTTCTTCATTGAAAGAATTTCATGATACTTTTGGAAGAGGCTTCATCCCTTCATTCCAAGTACGCGAAAATCTATCTGGAGAAGGATTTGATTTTGAAGTAGGTGGCAAATCTTATGATGTTGCTCTTGAAGCAAAATCTCGTTTCCTTTTATATGATAGCATTAGACTATTCTTTGCTAATGGAGGAAATGCTTGTTATGTTATTTCAGCAGGTAGCTACTACAAAAAAGTAGAAAAGTCTGTAGCGGTTGTAGACCCTAAAGATGATAAAAAGCCAGCAGAAAAAACAAAAGTACAAGTAACTCAGGCCAATGCTATTACAAAATCGGCTTTAGAAGCTGGTATCGAAGTTCTTCGCAGTGAGCAAGAGCCTACCATGCTTGTAATTCCTGAAGCTGTAATGCTTTCTAAAGAAGATTGCTTCGCTTTACAGCAAGCAATGTTGAAACATTGTGGTTTAGATACCAAAAGTAGATTTGCTATCTTAGATGTTTATGATGGACATTCTGCAAGAACTTACGATAATAAAGACGTTATCACTTCATTCAGAGAAAATTTAGGAAATAACTATCTAAATTATGGTGCAGCTTACTATCCTTGGTTACGTACATCTATTGTACAATCTGAAGAAGTAAATTTCTCAAATATTGCCAACAAAGAATTTTTAGTAGAAATTCTTGAAAGAGAAACTAAAGAAACTATTGGTGATGGTAAGAGAGCTGAAGAATTGAAAGTTGAAATCAGAAAGATTAAAGACGATAATGTAAATATAGAAAGCCTTAGCCAAACATTGTTGATGAGTAGTGGTGTTTACAAAGCTATTTTGGATAGCATGAGAACGCAACTTAACATTTTGCCTCCAAGTGCTGGTGTAGCTGGTATTTATACAGCTGTAGATAATACAAGAGGTGTTTGGAAAGCTCCTGCAAACGTGGGTTATGCAAGTGTTGTGACACCTGCTGTAAAAATTACACACGAAGATCAAGAAGATTTAAACGTAACGATTAGTGGAAAATCTATCAATGCTATTCGTACTTTTGTAGGAGATGGTATTTTGGTTTGGGGTGCTAGAACATTGGATGGTAACAGCAAAGACTGGCGTTATGTCAACGTTCGTAGAACCTTGATTTTTGTTGAACAATCTATCAAGGCTGCAGCAAGAACTTACGTATTTGAGCCTAATACGCCTAATACATGGTTATTAATTAGAAGCATGATAAACTCTTTCTTGAGCGATTTGTGGAGACAAGGTGCTTTGGTAGGTACTACACCTGAACAAGCTTTCCAAGTAGAAGTAGGTTTGGGTACAACCATGACTGCTGACGATGTTTTAGATGGAGTGATGAGAATTACAGTAAGATTAGCTGTTTCTCGCCCTGCTGAATTCATCGTAATCACTTTTGAACAAAAAGTTCAAGAAGCATAA
- a CDS encoding protein-tyrosine-phosphatase — protein MEFNRPNLLVVCGKNKKRSRTAEFIYKNDDRFHIRSVGLSPKSIRKITEKDVEWADLILVMEREQSKHIKDIYHYLQIPSIEVLNIPDEFEFMDEELIEILNEKIEPIIEKYLA, from the coding sequence ATGGAATTCAATAGACCTAATTTACTTGTTGTTTGTGGAAAAAATAAAAAAAGAAGCAGAACAGCAGAATTTATATATAAAAATGATGACAGATTCCATATTCGTTCTGTTGGTCTAAGCCCTAAAAGCATCCGAAAAATTACAGAAAAAGATGTTGAATGGGCTGATTTAATTTTGGTAATGGAAAGAGAACAAAGTAAACATATCAAAGATATTTATCATTATCTGCAAATACCCTCTATCGAAGTTTTAAACATCCCTGATGAGTTTGAGTTTATGGATGAGGAGCTTATCGAAATATTAAATGAAAAAATTGAACCTATTATAGAAAAATATTTAGCATAA
- a CDS encoding pyruvate carboxylase (biotin-containing enzyme that catalyzes a two step carboxylation of pyruvate to oxaloacetate), producing the protein MESLKNLQKILVANRGEIAIRIFRAASELRIRTVAVYTYEDRYSLHRFKADEAYQIGKDDEPLRPYLDVEEIITLAKKVKADAIHPGYGFLSENVILARRCREEGIIFVGPQPEVMEALGDKIASKKIAISADVPIIQDNKEPIVTFDVALKEAKRIGFPIMLKASAGGGGRGMRVVRNESDLEKAYNEAKGEAGRSFGDDTVFIEKFIENPKHIEVQIMGDNYGNIVHLYERDCSVQRRFQKVVEVAPSFLEQKTKNKLYDYALRICKKVNYNNVGTVEFLVDADENVYFIEVNPRIQVEHTITEEITRVDIVRSQILIAKGHRLSDPEIWIHKQEDIVARGVAIQCRITTEDPLNDFKPDFGTIVEYRNAAGFGIRLDEGSTYPGVKISPFFDSMLVKVSASGRTLKGTAQRLSRALREFRIRGVKTNIGFVENVINHPTFQSAKATVSFIQDHKELFKIPKKFDRGTRALRFLANVIVNGNPDVKFKDDSKTFVKPHIIDYERLEVPKKGTKQILEDLGREGFSKWLKNEQKIYYTDTTLRDGHQSLLATRMRTKDMIPYAEAMAYHFPQTFSLEMWGGATFDVALRFLKECPWKRLQFIRKAAPNILMQMLLRGANGVGYKAYPDNLIEKFIEKSAENGIDVFRIFDSLNWIENLKTSIEAVGKYTNSLAEASICYTGDLLNKDEKKYTLQYYLDFAKRLEDAGAHILAIKDMAGLLKPHAAELLVSKLKETVSLPIHLHTHDTASIQAATYLKAIEAGVNIVDVSIAAMSGTTSQPNFNSVLAMMQGHPRENHYDLAKLNELSKYIEGVRQVYYPFESGMQAGSAEVYEHEMPGGQYTNLKAQAESVGVGDKFEQVVKNYQDANKLFGNVIKVTPSSKVVGDFALFMTANGYNAEDIMQKGHNISFPESVKEFFRGELGQPYGGFPEELQKMVLKDEKPFTDRPNAHLKPIDFETEFEAFKEKYDENFLDFLSYQLYPKVFDEYFAHVQDMGEVYYLPTSSFFFGLKAGEEILVQIDEGKTLLIRMVSITNADENGIRAVYFEHNGQTRRIRVIDNSLKSLLKTNAKAVGENQIGSPLQGKISQVKVKEGDKVQVNTPLFIIEAMKMESIITATKEATVKQIHLPSGSIVEQGDMVIELE; encoded by the coding sequence ATGGAATCCTTAAAGAATCTTCAAAAAATTTTAGTGGCTAATCGTGGAGAAATAGCCATTCGTATCTTTAGAGCTGCGTCTGAACTCAGAATACGTACAGTAGCTGTTTATACATACGAAGACCGTTATTCTCTGCATCGTTTTAAAGCTGATGAAGCCTATCAAATAGGCAAAGACGATGAGCCTCTTCGTCCATATCTTGATGTTGAAGAAATTATTACATTGGCAAAAAAAGTAAAAGCTGATGCAATTCACCCTGGTTATGGTTTCCTTTCTGAAAATGTAATTCTCGCCCGTCGTTGTAGAGAGGAAGGTATCATCTTTGTAGGTCCTCAGCCTGAAGTAATGGAAGCTTTGGGGGATAAAATAGCTTCTAAAAAAATAGCTATTTCAGCAGATGTGCCTATTATTCAGGATAATAAAGAGCCTATAGTTACTTTTGATGTGGCTCTCAAAGAAGCCAAACGCATAGGCTTTCCTATAATGCTTAAAGCTTCTGCAGGTGGAGGAGGACGTGGTATGCGTGTAGTACGCAACGAATCAGATTTAGAAAAAGCTTATAATGAGGCTAAAGGTGAAGCTGGTCGCTCTTTTGGAGATGATACCGTTTTCATTGAAAAGTTCATAGAAAATCCTAAGCACATAGAGGTACAAATTATGGGGGATAATTATGGAAATATTGTCCACCTCTATGAAAGAGATTGTTCTGTTCAACGCCGTTTTCAGAAAGTTGTGGAAGTAGCACCTTCGTTTTTAGAACAAAAAACCAAAAACAAACTCTACGATTACGCTTTACGCATCTGTAAAAAAGTAAATTATAACAATGTAGGAACAGTAGAATTTTTGGTAGATGCTGATGAAAATGTTTACTTTATTGAGGTAAATCCTCGTATTCAGGTAGAACACACCATTACAGAAGAAATTACAAGAGTTGATATTGTTCGTTCACAAATCCTGATAGCCAAAGGGCATCGCCTCTCGGACCCTGAAATTTGGATTCATAAGCAAGAAGACATTGTGGCTCGTGGTGTGGCTATTCAATGCCGAATTACCACCGAAGATCCTCTCAACGATTTCAAACCTGACTTTGGAACAATCGTAGAATATAGAAATGCAGCAGGTTTTGGAATTCGTTTGGATGAAGGAAGTACATACCCTGGTGTAAAAATCTCTCCATTCTTCGACTCCATGCTTGTAAAAGTTTCAGCTTCAGGTAGAACGCTCAAAGGTACAGCACAACGTTTGAGTAGAGCTTTACGAGAATTTAGAATCAGAGGTGTAAAAACCAATATTGGTTTTGTGGAAAATGTGATCAATCACCCAACATTCCAAAGTGCAAAAGCAACGGTTAGCTTTATTCAAGATCATAAAGAACTTTTCAAAATCCCTAAAAAATTCGATAGAGGAACCAGAGCTTTGCGTTTCTTGGCAAATGTAATTGTTAATGGTAACCCTGATGTTAAATTCAAAGATGATTCAAAAACTTTTGTAAAGCCACATATTATTGATTATGAACGCCTTGAAGTGCCTAAAAAAGGTACAAAGCAAATTTTAGAAGATTTGGGTAGAGAGGGTTTTAGCAAATGGCTTAAAAATGAGCAGAAAATTTATTATACAGATACAACTCTCAGAGATGGGCACCAATCGCTTTTGGCTACACGCATGCGTACCAAAGATATGATTCCTTATGCTGAGGCAATGGCGTATCATTTTCCACAAACATTTTCTTTGGAAATGTGGGGTGGTGCTACTTTTGATGTGGCTCTCAGATTTTTAAAGGAATGCCCTTGGAAACGCCTGCAATTTATCCGAAAAGCAGCCCCTAATATCCTAATGCAAATGCTTTTGCGTGGTGCAAACGGTGTGGGTTATAAGGCATATCCTGATAATTTAATTGAAAAATTTATTGAAAAGTCAGCAGAAAATGGAATAGATGTTTTTAGGATATTTGATTCTTTAAATTGGATTGAAAATCTTAAAACAAGTATCGAAGCAGTTGGAAAATATACCAACAGCCTTGCTGAGGCTTCTATCTGTTATACAGGTGATTTACTCAATAAAGATGAGAAGAAATATACTCTGCAATATTATCTGGATTTTGCAAAACGCCTAGAAGACGCAGGAGCTCATATTCTTGCCATCAAAGATATGGCGGGGCTTCTAAAACCTCATGCTGCCGAACTTTTAGTTTCAAAACTCAAAGAAACGGTTTCATTACCAATTCATTTACATACCCATGATACAGCATCTATTCAGGCAGCAACTTATCTGAAAGCTATTGAAGCAGGAGTAAATATAGTAGATGTTTCGATTGCTGCGATGTCAGGTACAACATCACAACCCAATTTTAATTCAGTGTTGGCCATGATGCAAGGGCATCCAAGAGAAAATCACTATGATTTAGCCAAGCTTAATGAACTTTCTAAATATATTGAAGGGGTTAGACAGGTATATTATCCTTTTGAATCAGGTATGCAAGCAGGTTCGGCAGAAGTGTATGAACACGAAATGCCTGGAGGACAATATACAAATCTAAAAGCTCAAGCAGAATCTGTGGGAGTAGGGGATAAATTTGAACAAGTTGTTAAAAATTACCAAGACGCCAATAAACTTTTTGGAAACGTTATCAAAGTTACTCCAAGCTCTAAAGTAGTGGGCGATTTTGCTTTGTTTATGACAGCCAATGGCTATAATGCTGAGGATATTATGCAAAAAGGGCATAATATTTCGTTCCCTGAATCTGTAAAAGAGTTTTTTAGAGGAGAATTAGGGCAACCTTATGGCGGTTTTCCTGAAGAATTGCAAAAAATGGTTTTGAAAGATGAAAAACCTTTTACTGATAGACCCAATGCTCATTTAAAACCTATTGATTTTGAAACAGAATTTGAAGCATTTAAAGAAAAATATGATGAAAATTTCTTAGATTTCTTATCATATCAACTTTATCCTAAAGTGTTTGATGAGTATTTTGCTCATGTTCAAGATATGGGAGAGGTGTATTATTTACCTACATCTTCGTTTTTCTTTGGATTGAAAGCTGGGGAAGAAATTTTGGTACAGATAGATGAAGGAAAAACCTTGCTTATTAGAATGGTAAGTATCACGAATGCTGATGAAAATGGTATCAGAGCTGTTTATTTTGAACACAACGGACAAACCAGACGTATTCGTGTGATAGATAATTCCTTAAAAAGTTTACTCAAAACCAATGCAAAAGCTGTAGGGGAGAATCAAATAGGCTCACCATTGCAAGGGAAAATTTCTCAGGTGAAAGTAAAAGAGGGAGATAAAGTGCAAGTTAATACACCTTTGTTTATCATAGAAGCCATGAAAATGGAAAGTATTATTACAGCTACCAAAGAGGCAACTGTTAAACAAATTCATTTGCCTTCAGGCTCTATTGTGGAGCAAGGTGACATGGTTATTGAATTAGAATAA